The proteins below come from a single Aspergillus oryzae RIB40 DNA, chromosome 5 genomic window:
- a CDS encoding uncharacterized protein (predicted protein), translating into MPATLPLELLSEIASLLYEAGDCLVPYTTVCRRWQAAFEPFIYSDLIVYSDDAHKEESQKGISLAHFQKATAGSGAIRQVWIRKLHVDNPVREANDQAFQTAITALFETLSSWNQSHRLSLELGLLGRQMGEEPEPHTWDYEDAGEYSICAMR; encoded by the exons ATGCCAGCGACCTTACCCCTAGAGCTATTATCCGAAATCGCAAGCCTCCTATATGAGGCAGGCGATTGTCTGGTCCCCTATACAACTGTCTGCCGTCGGTGGCAAGCAGCTTTTGAGCCATTTATCTACTCTGATCTAATCGTCTACAGCGACGATGCCCATAAGGAGGAAAGTCAAAAAGGGATATCTCTGGCTCACTTCCAGAAGGCCACAGCAGGATCTGGCGCAATCCGACAAGTCTGGATACGAAAATTACA TGTTGATAATCCCGTTCGAGAAGCAAATGATCAAGCCTTTCAAACGGCTATCACTGCTCTATTTGAGACACTCAGCTCATGGAACCAGAGCCATCGTCTTTCATTGGAGCTAGGGCTGCTGGGTCGCCAGATGGGCGAGGAGCCGGAGCCACATACCTGGGACTACGAAGATGCAGGTGAATACAG CATATGTGCCATGCGTTGA
- a CDS encoding LysM peptidoglycan-binding domain-containing protein (predicted protein), producing MESDDSEIYADVPSNAAVNSTKQCYSWYDRTKEDSCDTILAYADIDMTAFYAWNSDCSNLWLNTSYCVSGPGFDDTYYPSISSSTSTLLPTATSTCASATVTAPGPTQTCIPCDCNKYAMHDKEVSPGVYCQDIATQNGITLEEFYEWNPALGGDCSGLWLNYAYCVGITSSTSPSNTMATTDAPTTTSSTPYATVKPPGPTQSGIPCTCNKYLMQADGVYCYDMATESDITLEELYKWNPALAGDCSGLWANYAYCVGVL from the exons ATGGAATCAGATGATAGCGAAATATATGCCGATGTTCCATCAAATGCCGCAGTGAATTCCACGAAGCAGTGCTATAGTTGGTATGATAGGACAAAAG AAGACTCGTGTGATACTATACTTGCCTATGCAGACATAGATATGACAGCATTTTATGCCTGGAAT AGTGACTGCTCCAACCTGTGGCTGAATACGTCATACTGTGTCAGTGGTCCTGGCTTCGATGACACATACTATCCCAGCATTagctcttcaacttctaCCTTGCTTCCCACGGCGACATCCACTTGTGCGAGTGCCACAGTGACTGCTCCTGGGCCAACTCAGACTTGTATTCCATGCGACTGCAACAAGTATGCCATGCATGATAAGGAGG TAAGCCCAGGCGTGTACTGTCAAGATATAGCAACCCAGAACGGAATAACCCTCGAAGAGTTCTATGAATGGAACCCAGCATTGGGAGGTGACTGTAGTGGATTGTGGTTGAATTATGCATATTGTGTTGGCATCACATCTTCCACCTCACCCTCCAACACCATGGCCACGACTGACGCCCCGACCACCACCTCAAGTACACCTTATGCTACGGTCAAGCCACCTGGACCCACTCAGTCTGGTATCCCTTGCACATGCAATAAATACTTGATGCAAGCCGATG GTGTTTACTGTTACGATATGGCTACAGAATCAGACATAACGCTAGAAGAGCTGTATAAATGGAATCCAGCACTAGCCGGTGATTGCAGTGGGCTATGGGCTAACTACGCATATTGCGTCGGGGTCCTCTGA
- a CDS encoding uncharacterized protein (predicted protein) — protein sequence MQFHHQLLAVLALNAAHAWGGMQLFTAGDFSSLSSDCVSALTAELSCSLMETGSTMYHLTVNMTVDLLDQMCTDECKKSIASYRAAVENACANDEYEDLYESVSAGNSSETYRPIILPDYYFTNYNQRCLKNSEDSYCLFHLQSTDSQDECDSCGLRMFQAELSNSYFYNDDLAEQYSSLTSSCGASTLDLPTPSSVALAR from the coding sequence ATGCAATTCCATCATCAGCTTCTGGCCGTGTTGGCACTCAATGCAGCACATGCATGGGGAGGAATGCAGTTGTTCACTGCGGGTGATTTCTCGTCATTGTCGTCGGATTGCGTTTCTGCATTGACGGCTGAATTATCCTGCTCATTGATGGAGACTGGTAGCACAATGTACCATCTGACGGTCAACATGACGGTGGACCTTTTGGACCAAATGTGTACGGATGAGTGTAAGAAGTCAATCGCATCCTATCGGGCAGCCGTCGAAAATGCATGTGCAAATGATGAATATGAAGATCTGTACGAGTCAGTCAGTGCAGGAAACAGTTCAGAGACATATCGGCCAATCATATTACCAGACTACTATTTCACCAACTATAACCAACGATGCCTCAAGAACAGTGAAGACAGTTACTGCCTATTCCATTTACAGTCTACTGATAGCCAGGATGAATGTGATTCATGTGGACTGCGTATGTTTCAGGCGGAGCTGAGCAACAGTTATTTTTATAACGACGATTTAGCTGAACAATACTCCTCGTTGACTTCCAGCTGCGGAGCATCAACATTGGACCTCCCCACACCAAGCTCTGTCGCCCTGGCTAGGTAG
- a CDS encoding glycoside hydrolase family 18 protein (chitinase) — protein sequence MTGRELVNITSLLTSIPAVGCQSNCNEPDKPSPGAKGDVRNKVIGYYESWRDGGSKCDTMSPEEIPIEQLDQSTLAFVYIDPKDYHIIAMDEGPTASDLFARVANLKTRNPNAKIWVSIGGWAFNDDGPYRSVFTKVAGDSKATQILAHNLMGFMDKYGFDGVDIDWEYPGADDRGGREEDIANYPKMMSILKRYLQGGNIYSKKWGLSLTVPTSYWYLRWFDIKLLEKVVDEFNLMAYDLHGRWDREDPIGPYVYAHTNLTEIDQALDLFWRNDIDSSKINLDLAVREYPSLIDIPLPLHCSSCPKGPCTTTAGILSYSEIQRILSEGNIYPTYDEEAGVYYANYGNGGANWVSFDDTISFNAKIELANKYGLGSVLIWAVDQDDQYYHAMRGVTGKDIEAIPMDRGGFGAFTVDQCYITDCGKSCNPGDITMTKLNDESGRGCGGKNHNARSYCCPAGNAPDSSTWEVSMVFDDYGDSKSDARTEGRKSDCILADYEKSCPSDKPQEMTSPSLYVKHECIFQREGRKLTSPFMNRNMTLISVGGTGKDAIAMTMHAPRARLSSCDGMDGMRAFLNGILVATKPVNRHFAAHYLSAMDLPSSHYTTTFSEVFDGSQDETSSKVSGTDPNKKAFTWMAMVGEAEDVQSFDKRDGSHLELFDCPDTHEEDFGVQQAKAVCVGGTDEENNCEDIFHGGVEGTVVRLPAHCGPDAYVRAVRFQRSSNFTLPGHLRKRHPTAYKVYDFHYDYDFHNLRRDGGEVYFHADLSNHPSFWDEIVKADHNSPVKRSAKNWRQLDRRYWSESREDWLKRFNALLVKGHTGLEKHYEFNQCLVESRAVCGNGSAEVKASVYGEFNTTMDFGMSLIGRLRNFGFSEAYSYFNQEAFSMRMGAAFTARARMYFDSGWKSIGSFDQRICVSRGDNRDDCLS from the exons ATGACAGGAAGGGAGCTGGTGAACATTACATCTTTACTAACCTCAATACCGGCTGTAGGCTGTCAATCTAACTGTAACGAACCCGACAAACCGTCCCCTGGCGCTAAGGGCGATGTACGGAATAAGGTCATCGGCTACTATGAGTCGTGGAGGGATGGTGGTTCAAAATGTGATACGATGAGCCCCGAGGAAATCCCGATCGAACAACTAGACCAGTCAACACTTGCCTTCGTTTATATCGACCCGAAGGACTACCATATCATTGCCATGGATGAGGGGCCTACAGCATCTGATCTATTCGCTCGTGTGGCCAACCTCAAGACCCGCAATCCAAATGCAAAGATATGGGTCAGCATTGGTGGATGGGCCTTCAATGACGACGGACCGTATCGATCCGTGTTTACCAAGGTCGCTGGCGACTCAAAGGCAACCCAGATACTTGCACACAACTTGATGGGATTCATGGACAAATATGGCTTTGACGGTGTCGATATTGACTGGGAATACCCCGGCGCAGATGACCGTGGTGGccgtgaagaagacattGCTAACTATCccaagatgatgagcatCTTGAAGCGGTATCTTCAAGGTGGTAACATCTACTCGAAGAAATGGGGACTGTCACTTACTGTGCCTACATCCTACTGGTACTTACGCTGGTTTGATATCAAGCTTCTGGAGAAAGTGGTGGACGAGTTCAACCTGATGGCTTATGATCTCCACGGCAGATGGGATCGTGAAGATCCAATTGGCCCATATGTCTACGCTCACACCAACCTGACAGAAATAGACCAGGCGCTTGACTTATTCTGGCGGAATGACATCGATTCGAGCAAGATAAACCTCGACCTCGCAGTAAGAGAATACCCGTCGCTTATTGACATACCGCTTCCATTACATTGTTCAAGCT GTCCGAAGGGACCATGTACCACCACGGCAGGTATCCTCTCATATTCGGAGATCCAGAGGATACTTTCCGAGGGTAATATATATCCTACGTATGACGAGGAGGCCGGTGTATACTATGCGAATTATGGGAATGGCGGTGCCAATTGGGTTTCCTTTGACGACACTATCTCTTTTAATGCTAAGATTGAACTCGCGAATAAGTATGGACTCGGTAGCGTTCTAATTTGGGCTGTGGACCAGGACGACCAGTATTATCATGCTATGCGTGGAGTTACAGGCAAAGATATAGAAGCTATTCCGATGGACAGGGGCGGATTTGGTGCTTTTACTGTTGACCAGTGTTATATCACCGACTGCGGCAAAAGCTGCAACCCCGGCGATATCACAATGACAAAGCTCAATGATGAGAGTGGCCGCGGATGCGGAGGCAAGAATCATAACGCTCGATCAT ACTGTTGCCCCGCGGGAAATGCGCCGGACTCATCCACCT GGGAAGTGAGCATGGTCTTTGATGATTATGGTGACAGTAAAAGCGATGCACGAAcggagggaagaaagtcT GACTGTATCCTGGCAGATTATGAGAAAAGTTGCCCTAGTGACAAGCCTCAGGAGATGACTTCC CCAAGCCTGTACGTCAAGCATGAGTGTATTTTCCAGCGTGAAGGAAGGAAGTTGACAAGCCCCTTTATGAATAGGAATATGACATTGATCAGTGTGGGTGGCACGGGGAAAGACGCTATTGCAATGACAATGCATGCCCCTCG GGCCAGGTTGAGCTCTTGCGATGGCATGGATGGCATGAGGGCCTTCCTGAATGGTATACTGGTTGCAACAAAGCCCGTAAACAGGCATTTTGCTGCCCACTACCTCTCAGCAATGGATCTGCCTTCCTCCCA TTATACCACCACCTTTTCAGAGGTCTTCGATGGTTCTCAAGATGAAACATCCTCTAAGGTCTCTGGGACTGACCCAAATAAGAAGGCCTTTACATGGATGGCCATGGTTGGAGAGGCTGAGGATGTCCAGAGCTTCGATAAGCGAGACGGCTCCCATCTGGAGCTCTTCGACTGTCCAGATACACATGAAGAGGACTTCGGGGTCCAGCAAGCTAAGGCTGTTTGTGTCGGCGGTacggatgaagagaataACTGTGAAGATATATTTCACGGCGGGGTGGAAGGAACTGTTGTTCGTTTGCCTGCCCACTGTGGCCCTGATGCTTATGTTCGCGCCGTCCGCTTCCAACGGTCTAGTAACTTCACGTTGCCTGGCCACCTGCGCAAACGCCACCCTACAGCGTACAAGGTCTATGATTTTCACTACGATTATGATTTTCACAACCTGCGCCGCGATGGTGGGGAGGTTTACTTCCACGCCGATCTCTCGAATCACCCCAGTTTTTGGGACGAAATTGTGAAGGCGGACCACAACTCCCCAGTGAAGAGGTCGGCCAAGAACTGGCGACAGTTGGACCGACGTTACTGGTCAGAATCGAGGGAAGACTGGCTCAAGAGGTTTAACGCACTTCTCGTGAAAGGCCATACAGGGCTAGAGAAGCATTATGAATTTAATCAATGCTTGGTTGAAAGCAGGGCCGTCTGTGGAAACGGCTCAGCTGAAGTGAAAGCCAGCGTGTATGGAGAATTTAACACAACCATGGACTTTGGTATGTCTCTAATTGGCAGATTGAGAAACTTTGGGTTCTCAGAGGCATACTCCTACTTCAACCAGGAAGCTTTCTCCATGCGGATGGGGGCTGCTTTCACGGCAAGGGCGCGAATGTATTTCGACAGTGGGTGGAAATCTATTGGATCGTTTGACCA ACGCATATGTGTCAGCCGTGGCGACAACAGAGATGACTGTCTCTCATAA
- a CDS encoding uncharacterized protein (predicted protein), with amino-acid sequence MVQLKDRKYVDTSISLSIPGSIRYDAALSTSCSDGLQFDVTGQLGVDFTITNGLPGWTSKSYDWKTTSPATLFSGCVPFSVMVKRELEGDTVATQLLSRSTPGASIDIPQDSSHTYAFAAEGIYCADPDESGQIGDCGWNSLDLDDETSDTDDEGTLTRRRHHEKRSNTKKLDYCNPLGGKGFAGFTSGNNGTIDFGKYPSGSELVEKYYPDAATYDAEDAKDCNNLNLVKLQHTPQKPTDISANGGRVYDSEHILEAQTVQRFFNLMGQRWSQENNKAPNPNVREYPDPVEGSNKILPWCGYMLKWWQPKRVWSSNLYLGSAFPGEKWHFTEEFVLYERVLNTKIKNSVSKY; translated from the coding sequence ATGGTGCAGCTTAAGGATCGGAAGTACGTGGACACTTCTATCAGCCTGAGCATTCCAGGATCAATCCGGTATGATGCTGCACTATCCACCTCGTGCAGCGATGGGTTACAGTTCGACGTGACTGGGCAATTGGGTGTGGACTTCACTATCACGAATGGTTTACCCGGGTGGACAAGTAAGTCATATGATTGGAAAACCACATCCCCAGCGACACTGTTTTCAGGTTGCGTGCCATTCAGTGTTATGGTCAAACGCGAGCTTGAAGGAGACACAGTTGCAACACAACTGCTATCGCGGTCGACACCCGGTGCATCAATAGATATTCCACAGGACTCGAGTCATACGTACGCATTCGCAGCTGAAGGAATATACTGTGCCGACCCAGATGAAAGTGGCCAAATAGGCGACTGCGGCTGGAACAGTCTTGACCTGGATGATGAGACATCAGATACGGATGATGAGGGCACTCTTACGCGTCGGAGACATCATGAGAAGCGGTCCAACACAAAGAAACTCGATTACTGTAATCCGTTAGGAGGAAAGGGATTCGCAGGATTTACATCCGGAAACAATGGTACAATCGATTTTGGCAAGTATCCTTCGGGTTCGGAACTTGTTGAGAAGTATTACCCTGACGCGGCCACATATGATGCCGAAGATGCGAAAGACTGCAATAACTTGAACCTAGTCAAACTCCAACACACGCCTCAGAAACCAACAGACATCAGTGCAAACGGTGGTCGTGTGTATGATAGTGAGCATATACTTGAAGCTCAGACTGTCCAACGATTCTTTAACCTTATGGGGCAACGATGGTCTCAGGAAAATAACAAAGCTCCGAATCCAAACGTCCGAGAATATCCCGACCCCGTGGAGGGTTCTAATAAGATTTTGCCGTGGTGTGGCTATATGCTAAAGTGGTGGCAACCTAAAAGGGTTTGGAGCTCCAACCTTTACCTTGGAAGTGCGTTTCCCGGTGAAAAGTGGCATTTCACGGAGGAATTTGTCCTCTACGAACGTGTGTTGAACACTAAGATCAAAAATAGCGTGAGTAAATACTAG
- a CDS encoding uncharacterized protein (flavin-containing monooxygenase), which produces MKALECQGFDIVWSRSVERMSRKGECTLVAAEWKEWVRSEYQRAETQVKTFLLEWAQKAYDLNRPDDPNVRRVAVIGAGISGVVSTAHLVAAGFEVTVFERNQQTGGIWLYDEQTPLECSFPSPGPSLADKVEKNARFDREKLRLQHAPPGPCYKNLTTNVSTPLMRIKLRAWPENTPDFVHHSVVNEYIRDIALSTGVDERTIYGARVEHVYKNGGKWHVNWSVLDDNGSIDGLEERRLISTFDAVVVASGHYHSPHIPDIPGLSEVKKRWPSRVIHSKRYRTPEVYRDEIIQNVLMIGGGVSSMDISRDLGPFAKMIFQSTRNGDADPPALMLPDNAVRIGEIDHLELLSGTGDTLPEGDPLPLILCLKSSQRLCKIHKIIVCTGYQIVFPFLPDYHDDSMPLQDADDTILVTNGTQVHNIHRDIFYIPDPTLAFVGIPYFNTTFTLFEFQAIAVTAVWSQTACLPSTTEMRREYLVKQKQTGGGRKFHSLKDKEKEYVRDLMAWINDGRNAHGLVPIEGHTAAWFEAMDKLWDEARAAMKGRKEQQEKIIKRIPFSADCTSVELPHLN; this is translated from the exons ATGAAGGCTTTGGAGTGTCAGGGGTTTGATATCGTGTGGAGTCGTAGTGTTGAAAGGATGAGTAGGAAAGGAGAGTGCACGTTGGTTGCGGCTGAGTGGAAGGAATGGGTCCGCAGCGAGTACCAGCGTGCTGAAACGCAGGTGAAAACCTTCCTCTTGGAATGGGCTCAAAAAGCGTATGATCTCAATCGGCCTGATGATCCCAAT GTTCGCCGAGTGGCCGTGATCGGCGCTGGAATCAGCGGAGTTGTTTCAACAGCCCATCTTGTAGCTGCTGGATTCGAAGTCACCGTGTTCGAAAGAAACCAGCAAACAGGGGGGATTTG GCTGTACGATGAACAGACACCATTGGaatgttcttttccttctcctggtcCTTCTTTAGCAGATAAGGTAGAGAAAAACGCCAGATTCGATAGAGAGAAGCTCCGACTACAGCATGCTCCTCCAGG ACCATGCTACAAAAATCTCACAACAAATGTGTCCACCCCTCTCATGCGAATAAAACTTCGCGCCTGGCCAGAAAACACACCCGATTTTGTTCACCACAGTGTCGTGAATGAATATATCAGGGATATAGCACTCAGTACTGGAGTCGACGAGCGAACAATATACGGCGCTCGAGTGGAGCATGTCTATAAAAATGGTGGGAAGTGGCATGTCAATTGGTCAGTACTAGATGACAATGGCAGTATTGACGGTCTAGAAGAGAGGCGGCTGATCTCT ACCTTTGACGCGGTTGTAGTCGCGTCTGGCCATTATCATTCACCTCACATTCCGGACATACCTGGGTTATCcgaagtaaagaaaagatggcCTTCAAGGGTTATACATTCCAAGCGATATAGAACACCGGAAGTCTACAGGGACGAA ATCATCCAGAATGTTTTGATGATTGGCGGAGGAGTATCATCGATGGATATATCGCGGGACCTTGGGCCATTTGCCAAAATGATATTCCAGAGCACACGAAATGGCGACGCAGATCCACCTGCTCTCATGCTTCCAGATAATGCAGTAAGAATTGGCGAGATTGATCATCTCGAACTGCTATCTGGGACTGGTGACACGCTACCAGAGGGTGATCCCTTGCCATTAATACTCTGTCTGAAGTCATCTCAACGATTATGTAAAATTCACAAGATCATTGTTTGCACAGGGTATCAAATTGTATTCCCGTTCCTTCCAGACTATCACGACGATTCAATGCCGCTTCAGGATGCTGATGATACTATTCTTGTTACCAACGGGACACAAGTGCATAACATTCATCGAGACATCTTTTATATCCCAGACCCGACTCTGGCTTTTGTCGGGATACCTTACTTCAATACAACATTTACCCTCTTTGAATTCCAGGCTATTGCAGTGACAGCCGTCTGGTCCCAAACTGCATGTCTGCCATCAACAACCGAGATGAGACGGGAGTACTTAGTAAAGCAAAAGCAGACCGGTGGCGGGCGCAAATTCCACTCGTTGAAggataaagaaaaggaatacGTCCGCGACCTTATGGCGTGGATAAACGATGGTAGAAACGCACATGGGCTTGTTCCTATTGAAGGTCATACGGCGGCTTGGTTTGAAGCTATGGATAAACTGTGGGACGAGGCGAGAGCGGCGatgaaaggaagaaaggagcAACAAGAGAAGATTATCAAGCGCATTCCATTTTCGGCTGATTGTACTTCGGTCGAACTGCCACATCTTAATTAG
- a CDS encoding cytochrome P450 (predicted protein), producing MSPFIFAVTLTFAILALGILRRRYFHPLSRFPGPFLGSVTSLYQTYWHVHPNKTLHDTELHKKYGPIVRYSPNGLIVNDPALLPVIYNRRANKTDFYAPVFDTHSTFTRKDYREHVASRKAISHAYSVTNTRLFEPQVDGILSELISLLSESATEKRLVDIMDWFTYDVTSLFVCGKPFGFVEKRTDVKGLIQNKNKVLFIIFIMTIQENLSWIVRNTRLGRRYLMPHPTDQSGLGVVMAERDRIVDAVIDNDGKVKRHLLVKGSLLSSLMEILGTEGCPLSLVDVKAEIFFAMLAGSSVTPSQLARVIFHISRNFKVQEKLYEELVAAEQDGRIPPLSAIISDEQAHRLPFLSACIREAQRYAPTMSQLPRYAPEGTGLELHEQYVPPGTSVSTSPWIIGRNKDLYGEDANSFRPERWLEASPEEERRWDHFSFHFGYGARKCLANNFGLMQLYKVAAEVFRRFEVKVEGSNEDTVSGGPPASARFRFDRRARSWS from the exons ATGTCACCGTTCATCTTTGCTGTCACATTGACCTTCGCCATCTTAGCTCTTGGTATCCTCCGACGGCGCTATTTCCACCCCCTCTCCAGGTTTCCAGGCCCTTTCCTCGGGTCTGTAACGAGTCTCTATCAGACGTACTGGCATGTCCATCCCAACAAGACGCTTCATGATACAGAGCTACATAAAAAATACG GTCCGATTGTGAGATATAGCCCAAACGGCCTCATTGTTAATGACCCAGCCCTGCTTCCGGTCATTTATAATCGTCGCGCCAATAAGACAGATTTCTACGCTCCTGTCTTTGATACACATTCGACATTTACCAGGAAGGACTACAGGGAACATGTCGCgtcaagaaaggcaattAGCCATGCG TATTCGGTGACGAATACTCGCTTATTCGAGCCCCAAGTTGACGGTATCCTGTCTGAGTTGATCTCCCTGTTGAGTGAATCGGCCACCGAAAAGCGATTGGTTGATATTATGGA TTGGTTTACCTACGATGTCACTAGTCTGTTTGTATGTGGTAAACCCTTTGGGTTTGTGGAGAAGCGTACAGATGTCAAAGGCCTTATtcagaacaagaacaaagtTCTTTTCATAATCTTCATTATGACCATCCAGGAGAACCTGTCTTGGATTGTCCGCAACACGCGTTTGGGGCGGCGGTATCTCATGCCTCATCCGACAGATCAGTCGGGTCTTGGTGTTGTCATGGCGGAGAGAGACCGCATCGTGGATGCGGTCATTGACAACGATGGCAAGGTTAAACGCCACCTGTTGGTAAAGGGGAGTCTTTTGAGCAGCCTCATGGAGATTCTCGGTACGGAAGGCTGTCCACTCAGCTTGGTAGATGTCAAGGCTGAGATATTCTTTGCCAT GCTAGCTGGATCCTCTGTTACCCCGAGCCAGCTCGCCCGAGTCATCTTCCATATATCGCGTAACTTCAAGGTCCAGGAGAAGCTATACGAAGAGCTTGTCGCAGCAGAACAGGACGGTCGAATCCCACCTCTATCCGCCATAATCTCGGATGAGCAGGCTCACAGACTCccgtttctttctgcttgTATCAGAGAGGCTCAACGATACGCTCCTACCATGTCCCAACTGCCTCGTTATGCGCCCGAGGGGACTGGGCTAGAGTTACACGAGCAGTACGTTCCCCCAGGGACAAGCGTATCTACCAGCCCATGGATCATTGGCCGAAATAAAGACCTGTACGGTGAGGACGCAAACTCGTTCCGGCCAGAACGATGGTTAGAAGCATCtcccgaggaagaaagacgatggGAccacttttcctttcattttGGATATGGAGCTCGGAAATGTCTTGCGAATAATTTCGGCCTGATGCAGTTGTACAAAGTTGCTGCTGAG GTATTTCGTCGTTTTGAAGTTAAAGTTGAAGGGTCGAACGAGGATACAGTCAGTGGAGGGCCGCCTGCGAGTGCCAGGTTTCGCTTTGATCGCAGAGCAAGATCCTGGTCATAA
- a CDS encoding uncharacterized protein (predicted protein), with protein sequence MKLILTLLVSGLCALAAPAAKRDGVEDYAIGIDKRNSVEDYAIGIDKRNSVEDYAIGIDKRNSVEDYAIGIDKRNTVEDYAIGIDKRNSVEDYAIGIDKRNTVEDYAIGIDKRNSVEDYAIGIDKRNSVEDYAIGIDKRGGSVEDYAIGIDKRNSVEDYAIGIDKRNSVEDYAIGIDKRGSVEDYAIGIDKKRGTVEDYAIGIDKRGGSVEDYAIGIDKRHGGH encoded by the exons ATGAAGCTTATTCTTACTCTACTCGTATCGGGCCTCTGTGCCCTGGCTGCCCCTGCGGCTAAG CGTGATGGCGTCGAGGATTACGCTATCGGCATTGATAAGCGTAACTCGGTTGAAGACTACGCTATTGGCATCGACAAGCGCAATTCTGTCGAGGACTACGCTATCGGAATTGACAAGCGTAACTCAGTTGAAGACTACGCTATTGGTATCGACAAGCGGAACACGGTTGAGGATTATGCTATTGGCATCGACAAGCGTAACTCAGTTGAGGACTACGCTATCGGAATTGATAAGCGGAACACGGTTGAGGATTATGCTATTGGCATTGACAAGCGTAACTCCGTTGAGGACTACGCGATTGGTATTGATAAGCGCAACTCCGTTGAAGATTATGCTATTGGCATTGATAAGCGTGGTGGCTCAGTTGAAGACTACGCTATCGGCATCGACAAGCGCAATTCTGTGGAAGACTACGCAATTGGTATCGACAAGCGCAACTCTGTTGAGGACTACGCCATTGGTATTGACAAGCGTGGCTCAGTTGAAGACTACGCTATCGGCATTGATAAGAAGCGCGGTACTGTTGAAGACTACGCTATTGGCATCGACAAGCGTGGAGGATCAGTTGAGGATTATGCCATTGGTATCGA